A genomic region of Dickeya solani IPO 2222 contains the following coding sequences:
- a CDS encoding HlyD family secretion protein, which yields MNTHASKLAGFRRMSQRQRTFLLAGAALLLLAVMVLAYWFHQRFTHIGETDARVMGEVISLASRESGWVTARPVIDGDAIHKDQLLAQIDDRDARLRLAEQEGNLAAADAQISYSQTQRQVTDLTTQASLDEAQAKLASSESAVNNAGYQLSLAQNNFQRDDQLLKSNLTARKTWDESHTTLLQRQSELREAEAQRHAQQAALNNAVAQRNTLQVLDRQIEMQRQQRIALQAQVDQLKQEIADRALRSPVDGVVDRTIVNVGSYVQAGQWIMLVHDPRNLWVEANIKETAIGRVRIGQKVDIQVDAYPDKHFNGHVIRVGNAATNQFALLPSPNPSGNFTKITQRVPVRIALDNPENDSPDNGLKPGLMAEVSINVAD from the coding sequence ATGAATACTCACGCATCCAAACTGGCGGGGTTCCGGCGTATGAGCCAACGCCAGCGTACCTTTTTACTGGCTGGCGCCGCCTTGCTGTTGCTGGCGGTGATGGTACTGGCGTACTGGTTTCATCAGCGTTTCACACATATCGGCGAAACCGACGCCCGCGTCATGGGCGAAGTAATCTCGCTGGCCAGCCGGGAAAGCGGCTGGGTGACCGCCCGCCCCGTTATTGACGGCGACGCCATCCATAAAGACCAATTGCTGGCGCAGATCGACGATCGCGACGCCCGTTTGCGGCTGGCGGAGCAGGAAGGCAATCTGGCCGCCGCCGATGCTCAAATCAGCTATAGCCAGACACAACGTCAGGTCACCGATCTCACCACGCAGGCTTCGCTGGATGAAGCGCAGGCGAAACTGGCGTCGAGCGAATCCGCCGTTAACAACGCCGGCTACCAGCTCAGCCTGGCGCAGAATAACTTCCAGCGCGACGATCAGTTGTTGAAAAGCAACCTGACCGCCCGCAAAACCTGGGATGAGTCCCACACCACGCTGCTGCAGCGTCAGAGCGAATTACGGGAAGCCGAAGCGCAACGCCACGCCCAGCAGGCGGCGTTGAACAACGCCGTGGCGCAGCGCAACACGTTGCAGGTGTTGGACCGGCAGATCGAGATGCAGCGCCAGCAGCGAATCGCGTTGCAGGCGCAGGTGGATCAGCTCAAACAGGAAATCGCCGACCGGGCGTTGCGTTCTCCGGTGGATGGCGTGGTGGATCGCACCATTGTGAATGTGGGCAGTTACGTGCAGGCCGGACAGTGGATCATGCTGGTCCACGATCCGCGCAATCTGTGGGTCGAAGCCAACATCAAGGAGACCGCCATCGGCCGGGTCCGGATCGGTCAAAAAGTGGATATTCAGGTGGATGCCTACCCGGACAAACATTTCAACGGTCATGTGATCCGGGTCGGCAATGCGGCCACTAACCAGTTTGCGCTGTTGCCGAGCCCGAATCCGTCCGGCAACTTCACCAAAATTACCCAGCGCGTACCGGTGCGTATCGCGCTGGACAATCCGGAAAACGACAGCCCGGACAACGGCCTGAAGCCGGGCCTGATGGCGGAAGTCAGCATCAATGTCGCCGATTGA
- a CDS encoding mannitol dehydrogenase family protein, translating to MSSNSLSGNEKNLSNTVLPAAVQQPRYDRQSLKPRIVHIGFGAFHRAHQALLTDRVLNRQGGDWGICEVVLFSDDTLISALRRQDHRFTVLEKAAHGNQAIVVGAVCKSLHARVEGIAAILKQLADPIVAIVSLTITEKGYCRAGSKGELDRDNPLVQQDLAHPRQPSSVPGLLAEALRLRRERGIVPFSVLSCDNVPENGKVTRQVVVDAARLQDPALADWIAQHVTFPNTMVDRIVPAATPETLNQIADAVGVADPCGIACEPFIQWVVEDSFVAGRPDWELAGAQLVDDVLPFEEMKLRMLNGSHSFLAYLGYLAGYEHINNSMDDPSYRRAVRHLMLQEQAPTLHVSGVDLTAYADQLLERFSNPALKHRTWQIAMDGSQKLPQRMLASLRWHLARGSDHRALTLGVAGWMRYVGGIDDAGQTIDIRDPLATTLQQVVSTTHDDAERVRGLLSISALFGDDLPGNATWVAALTDAYLSLRDNGAKATVAALFND from the coding sequence ATGTCCAGTAACAGTCTGTCCGGCAACGAAAAAAATCTGTCCAACACGGTGCTGCCCGCCGCCGTGCAACAACCCCGTTACGACCGTCAGTCGTTGAAACCCCGTATCGTACACATCGGCTTCGGCGCGTTTCATCGCGCGCATCAGGCGCTGCTGACCGATCGGGTGCTCAACCGTCAGGGCGGCGACTGGGGGATTTGCGAAGTGGTGTTGTTCAGCGACGATACCCTGATTTCCGCCCTGCGCCGTCAGGATCACCGATTTACCGTGCTGGAGAAAGCCGCCCACGGCAATCAGGCGATCGTGGTTGGCGCGGTCTGCAAGTCGCTGCACGCCCGCGTGGAAGGGATCGCGGCGATTCTGAAACAACTGGCGGACCCGATCGTCGCGATCGTCTCGCTGACTATCACCGAGAAAGGCTACTGCCGCGCAGGCAGCAAAGGAGAGCTCGACCGGGACAACCCGCTGGTGCAGCAGGATCTGGCCCACCCTCGCCAGCCCTCGTCGGTGCCGGGATTGTTGGCCGAAGCGCTGCGCCTGCGTCGTGAACGGGGCATCGTGCCCTTCTCCGTGCTGTCCTGCGACAACGTGCCGGAAAACGGCAAAGTCACCCGACAAGTCGTGGTGGACGCCGCGCGCCTGCAGGACCCCGCGCTGGCGGACTGGATCGCGCAGCATGTCACCTTCCCCAACACCATGGTGGACCGAATCGTACCGGCCGCCACGCCGGAAACGCTGAATCAAATCGCCGACGCCGTTGGTGTGGCGGACCCGTGCGGCATCGCCTGCGAACCGTTTATTCAGTGGGTGGTGGAAGACAGCTTCGTCGCCGGTCGCCCCGACTGGGAACTGGCGGGTGCCCAACTGGTGGATGACGTGCTGCCGTTTGAAGAGATGAAGCTGCGCATGCTTAACGGCAGCCACTCTTTCCTGGCCTACCTCGGTTATCTGGCGGGCTACGAGCATATCAACAACAGTATGGATGACCCCAGCTACCGGCGGGCGGTGCGCCACCTGATGTTGCAAGAACAGGCGCCGACCCTGCATGTATCCGGCGTGGACTTAACCGCCTATGCTGATCAATTGCTTGAACGTTTTTCCAACCCGGCGCTGAAACACCGCACCTGGCAGATTGCGATGGACGGCAGCCAGAAACTGCCCCAGCGTATGCTGGCGTCGCTGCGCTGGCATCTGGCACGCGGCAGCGACCACCGCGCCCTGACGCTGGGCGTAGCGGGCTGGATGCGTTACGTCGGCGGCATCGACGACGCCGGTCAGACGATCGATATCCGCGATCCGCTGGCCACCACGTTGCAGCAGGTCGTCAGCACTACCCATGATGATGCTGAACGGGTCCGCGGTTTGCTGTCCATCAGCGCGCTGTTTGGCGATGACCTGCCCGGCAACGCGACGTGGGTGGCGGCGCTGACCGACGCCTATCTCTCGCTGCGCGACAACGGCGCCAAAGCAACCGTTGCGGCGTTATTCAACGACTGA
- a CDS encoding DHA2 family efflux MFS transporter permease subunit: MSPIEAQAARFGHRYRWLATVTIMLGTIATTATATIVNVAMRDIMGAFGMGQDQAQWLSTAFLASMTATMLITAWMLERFGYRATYVGSLAVFIAGSLLGTFSQSSAEVILARILQGGASGVIQPLAMIIISQVFPVSERGKAMGIYGVGVVLAPALGPAAGGLMVDQLDWRAVFMVVVPFCLAGIAAALVILPAKSAQTDSTPRRFDTLGFILLVTALTSLLAGLSNGQREGWESFFILCLLTTAVIATLAFIIREFTTPYPLLSLRVFANPAFTSGCIVAFALGAGIYGSTYIIPLFVQSIQGYTPTRSGLLLMPAGLALGMVFPLAGSLSDKLKPHLLVIAGLLLFGLSCWLSSAADTDTPFWTMAWWIVIGRVGLGVMLPAMNAGALRALPHAQLAQGAGSLNFVRQLGGAMGVNLLSVFIERRATFHGQMLAQSLTLDNIRSTDAIRQLSLLFGNGGNPLGDPLSTSINPGIMTYLESVLAPKAQMFAYQDGFFMVAMFFFLAILPAWFIRPRPVLNPTPPPNAAKTPA, from the coding sequence ATGTCGCCGATTGAAGCCCAGGCCGCCCGCTTCGGTCACCGCTATCGCTGGCTGGCGACGGTCACCATCATGCTGGGCACCATCGCCACCACGGCTACGGCGACCATCGTCAATGTGGCGATGCGTGACATTATGGGCGCCTTCGGCATGGGTCAGGATCAGGCGCAATGGCTTTCCACCGCCTTTCTGGCCTCCATGACCGCCACCATGCTGATCACCGCCTGGATGCTGGAGCGCTTTGGCTACCGCGCCACCTATGTCGGCTCACTGGCGGTGTTCATCGCCGGTAGCCTGCTCGGCACCTTCAGCCAGAGCAGCGCCGAGGTGATCCTCGCCCGTATTCTTCAGGGCGGCGCCAGCGGCGTCATCCAGCCGCTGGCGATGATCATCATCTCGCAGGTGTTTCCGGTATCGGAGCGCGGCAAGGCCATGGGTATTTATGGCGTCGGGGTGGTGCTGGCGCCAGCGCTGGGGCCGGCCGCCGGCGGGCTGATGGTCGATCAGCTCGACTGGCGCGCGGTCTTCATGGTCGTGGTGCCGTTCTGTCTGGCCGGGATCGCCGCCGCGCTGGTGATCCTGCCGGCTAAAAGCGCACAAACCGACAGCACACCCCGGCGTTTCGACACCCTGGGGTTTATTCTGCTGGTAACGGCGCTGACCTCGCTGCTGGCCGGGCTGTCCAACGGGCAGCGCGAAGGTTGGGAATCGTTCTTCATTCTCTGCCTGCTGACCACCGCCGTGATCGCCACGCTGGCGTTCATCATCCGCGAATTTACCACGCCGTACCCTCTGCTCAGCCTGCGGGTGTTCGCCAACCCGGCGTTTACCTCCGGCTGTATCGTGGCGTTCGCGCTGGGCGCGGGTATCTATGGCTCGACGTATATCATCCCGCTGTTTGTGCAGAGCATTCAGGGATACACCCCAACCCGCTCCGGCCTGCTGCTGATGCCGGCGGGGCTGGCGCTCGGCATGGTATTTCCGCTGGCGGGGTCGCTCAGCGACAAGCTCAAACCCCACCTGCTGGTGATTGCGGGTTTGCTGCTATTCGGGCTGTCCTGCTGGCTGTCCAGCGCGGCGGACACCGATACGCCGTTCTGGACCATGGCCTGGTGGATTGTCATCGGCCGCGTCGGACTCGGGGTGATGCTGCCCGCCATGAACGCCGGCGCGCTGCGGGCGCTGCCGCACGCTCAACTGGCGCAGGGCGCAGGCAGCCTCAATTTCGTCCGTCAGTTGGGCGGCGCGATGGGGGTCAACCTGCTGTCGGTATTTATCGAACGGCGCGCCACCTTCCACGGCCAGATGCTGGCGCAGTCGCTGACGCTGGACAATATCCGCAGCACCGACGCCATCCGCCAGCTCAGCCTGCTGTTCGGTAACGGCGGCAATCCGCTCGGCGACCCGCTTAGCACCAGCATCAACCCCGGCATCATGACCTACCTGGAGTCGGTGCTGGCGCCCAAAGCGCAGATGTTCGCCTATCAGGATGGCTTTTTCATGGTGGCGATGTTCTTTTTTCTGGCGATATTGCCCGCCTGGTTTATCCGGCCGCGTCCGGTGCTGAACCCAACGCCGCCGCCCAATGCGGCGAAGACGCCGGCATGA